One Aegilops tauschii subsp. strangulata cultivar AL8/78 chromosome 2, Aet v6.0, whole genome shotgun sequence genomic window, GAGGGACTCTAGCGTCTAGCCGACGGACACCATACGAGGCCGGGCAAAACGATGCATGACGAGCGAGGTGCTCCTCCACACGCGGCGACGGAGCGGGCATCCGCGATGGCTCCAGATGCACTTGGCCGTGACCACACACGCAGCTCCGTCCGACGGGCTGACTCCGTGATCTACGTACTCCCTGCCCAAGATGGAAACGGAAACTACCAGAGGAGGCCGGGCCCAACTCGAGCGAAGATGAATACGACACGAGTACGACCCCGAGTCCACCCAAGGCAGCGCCTCACCGGCCCCAATAAATCCCCTCGGCCGGTTCCCACCCTAGCCTGCCCAACACGTACGCAAAGAAGCTCCTGTGTCTTCCGCCGCGGCGTCTTTTTTTTTTTGCTATACTAATAACTAGGGTTTCGTTTCGCGTCCCAACACTCAGATCGATCGATGGCGGCCGAGGAAGGCGAGAAGAAGATGATCACGCTCAAGAGCTCGGACGGTGAGGAATTTCAGGTCGAGGTGGCTGTCGCCATGGAGTCGCAGACCATCCGCCACATGATCGAGGACGACTGCGCCGACAACGGCATCCCGCTCCCCAATGTCGACTCCAAGATCCTCTCCAAGGTCATCGAGTACTGCAAGAAGCACGCCCCCAAACCGGCTGACTCCTCCGACTTTACtgcagccgccgcccccgccgagGACCTCAAGAGCTTTGACGCCGAGTTCGTCAAGGTCGACCAGGCCACCCTCTTCGACCTCATCCTCGCTGCAAACTACCTCAACATCAAGGGATTGCTCGACCTTACTTGCCAGACTGTTGCCGACATGATCAAGGGAAAGACTCCGGAGGAGATCCGCAAGACTTTCAACATCAAGAATGACTTCACACCCGAGGAGGAGGCGGAGATCCGCAGGGAGAACCAGTGGGCTTTTGAGTAGAGAAGACAAGCATCTAGCTAGGCACTGTTTCGTTGAATTACTCCTTAATTAGTATTCGTCTTTTTTAGACTTCATATTATGCAAGAAGAAACCTATCAATTACTTCTGAAACTGAATTGTTATTTGTCAAGTGGATGTTTTGATTGTTGACATCATCCTAATTAGTTAATTTATGTGTGTGATTTGAGATATTTTTGGCTATTTTGAAATAGCCTTATTGTTTCCGATTTTATATCTACATATTTCCTAAAGATCTGTCGAAATCTTGATTTCCATTTGGCTTCAGGTTGAATTTAGTGACCGTTGGATCGTTGTCACGAATCTCAGCGGGCAGCAGCAGCATTTGTCGCTCGTTTCGCTCGTTTTCCGGGTTACAAGTCTCCACTCTCCATCCCATGTCACTTCCTCGTTTTTGCTAGCGAGAGCCAAAATCCTGCCCTAGAATACATGCTACTGATTTCCCGAAACATCTATGTATGCCCAGAATTACATTTTGAAGCACACGTACGACAATAACAATTTTTAGTCGTATGTACATACCTTTGGTACGGCACAACACTAAATCACATCAGAATGAGCAGAATAAGATGGCCAGTCCACATTCAGCAACATTGTTAGTACCGCGATGTCGTGGCCGCCGCTGCCAACCAATGGTTTCCCCTGGACAGAGCTCCCAGTCCAACTCCCACCATGCTAATCGCCAGATCCCACGGAGAGGAATTCACCAGAGATCGAACAGCCGGTGGAATGGGCAGCAAGCATCAAGTGGCCGTCTTCAGATTTGGACATGGGGAAGAACAGGGTATCCCCCCACGCTGCGACCACCTCCTCTGTGCCCTCGCTGCCCACTTAGCCAAGGTCCATAGCCAGCCGCCCAGCAGGCGCCTCCCGCTGCAGGAAGGACGCCGCCCGCCGCAGGAAGGACGCCTCCCTCACCGTCGAGGCCGCCGCCTTGGAGCCCAACCCTTCATCACCAGTAGGAGTGAATCGGGTAGATCCTCGCCGCCCCCTTCACCAGCGGCTGTGTGGCGAGCCGGTGGCCCCCTCTGGAGGCGACGAGGGAGATGGGGAGGAGGGAAAGGGCCGGCGGCAGCTAGGGCTGCATTATCTATATGTAACATGTTAAATTAATACGTGTCTAAGATCTGAAAATTGGCAATACACTGAGATGGAGGTCACACCAAAACACATGTAGTAGAAATCTTCTTTTGTAATACATATATACACAATGAGAAAAAGGTTGTTTGAACAAGAGTAAGAAGAGCATCGTTACCTTGCACTCATAGTTTCTAAACAACTGGTAAATTCTTCTTGTGTCCGATCAAATCACCACTAGGGTTCAACAGATAGAATGCATCGAAAGGGTCAATATATAACAaaataaacaaaataaaaataaaaaatggaaTTTAATAAACAGACCACCTGGACATGAGCCGGCCCAAACGGGTTCATCCCGTGCGCCTCTTAGTTAGTTGTCATAGCCCTACGAGTTCATCTCGGTGGATTGATTTGGCCCGCCTAGACAGTTTAGTGGGATTCAGTTCTGGTTTGATGCGAAGACAGTTTAGCTTGATGGAAGCAACAAAATTGCAGTTGGAAATCAAGTCAAT contains:
- the LOC109765502 gene encoding SKP1-like protein 1 yields the protein MAAEEGEKKMITLKSSDGEEFQVEVAVAMESQTIRHMIEDDCADNGIPLPNVDSKILSKVIEYCKKHAPKPADSSDFTAAAAPAEDLKSFDAEFVKVDQATLFDLILAANYLNIKGLLDLTCQTVADMIKGKTPEEIRKTFNIKNDFTPEEEAEIRRENQWAFE